The Rhinoraja longicauda isolate Sanriku21f chromosome 19, sRhiLon1.1, whole genome shotgun sequence genome includes a window with the following:
- the LOC144602783 gene encoding uncharacterized protein LOC144602783, giving the protein MRRAPILYVKEIAYPIMAAFGIPDGPSSEFKNKFMAKRLLIVAKEHHATYEWFRDSLFAISVEIMNSNNKRQLCLVSTTILPYLYTFPPCASCHTHDHPKCHTRDQTSSHKVIH; this is encoded by the exons ATGCGGCGGGCTCCTATTCTGTACGTGAAGGAGATCGCCTATCCGATTATGGCGGCGTTTGGAATCCCTG ATGGGCCATCTTCTGAATTCAAGAACAAGTTCATGGCAAAACGTCTCTTGATTGTGGCAAAAGAACACCACGCAACATATGAATG GTTCAGAGACTCACTCTTTGCAATATCAGTTGAAATCATGAACAGCAATAACAAAAGACAGTTATGCCTGGTATCCACTACCATACTGCCATATCTGTACACATTTCCTCCATGCGCGTCatgtcacacacatgaccacccaaaatgtcacacgcgtgaccagacgtcatcacataaagtaatacattaa